Proteins encoded in a region of the Salminus brasiliensis chromosome 2, fSalBra1.hap2, whole genome shotgun sequence genome:
- the LOC140544492 gene encoding CDGSH iron-sulfur domain-containing protein 1 isoform X2 — MPLQLSALSSLTSPAGVSGIRVSKVAAALGTYLLTRYFSSQSCSKGKVNLEHNKDSAKVVHSFDIEDIGKKAVYCRCWRSKKFPYCDGAHTKHNEETGDNVGPLIIKRKDA; from the exons ATGCCGCTGCAGCTGTCAGCGCTTTCAAGTCTGACCAGCCCGGCGGGGGTCTCTGGGATCAGGGTCTCTAAAG TGGCTGCGGCTTTGGGCACCTACCTGCTCACCAGATACTTCAGTAGCCAGAGCTGCTCAAAGGGCAAGGTGAACCTGGAGCACAACAAAGACAGCGCCAAAGTGGTGCACAGCTTCGACATCGAGGACATTGGCAAGAAAGCCGTCTACTGCCGCTGCTGGAGGTCTAAGAAG TTCCCCTACTGCGATGGtgcacacaccaaacacaacgAGGAGACTGGAGACAACGTGGGTCCTCTCATCATCAAGAGAAAAGATGCGTAA
- the LOC140544492 gene encoding CDGSH iron-sulfur domain-containing protein 1 isoform X1, whose amino-acid sequence MPLQLSALSSLTSPAGVSGIRVSKDHLTIVVPVAVAAALGTYLLTRYFSSQSCSKGKVNLEHNKDSAKVVHSFDIEDIGKKAVYCRCWRSKKFPYCDGAHTKHNEETGDNVGPLIIKRKDA is encoded by the exons ATGCCGCTGCAGCTGTCAGCGCTTTCAAGTCTGACCAGCCCGGCGGGGGTCTCTGGGATCAGGGTCTCTAAAG ATCACCTGACCATCGTCGTTCCTGTTGCAGTGGCTGCGGCTTTGGGCACCTACCTGCTCACCAGATACTTCAGTAGCCAGAGCTGCTCAAAGGGCAAGGTGAACCTGGAGCACAACAAAGACAGCGCCAAAGTGGTGCACAGCTTCGACATCGAGGACATTGGCAAGAAAGCCGTCTACTGCCGCTGCTGGAGGTCTAAGAAG TTCCCCTACTGCGATGGtgcacacaccaaacacaacgAGGAGACTGGAGACAACGTGGGTCCTCTCATCATCAAGAGAAAAGATGCGTAA
- the ube2d2 gene encoding ubiquitin-conjugating enzyme E2 D2, which yields MALKRIHKELHDLGRDPPAQCSAGPVGDDMFHWQATIMGPNDSPYQGGVFFLTIHFPTDYPFKPPKVAFTTRIYHPNINSNGSICLDILRSQWSPALTISKVLLSICSLLCDPNPDDPLVPEIARIYKTDREKYNRIAREWTQKYAM from the exons GAACTGCACGACTTGGGCCGTGACCCACCTGCTCAGTGCTCAGCAGGGCCAGTAGGGGATGACA TGTTTCACTGGCAGGCCACAATAATGGGACCA AATGACAGTCCTTACCAGGGTGGTGTGTTCTTCCTGACCATACACTTTCCCACAGATTACCCCTTCAAACCGCCAAAG GTTGCTTTCACCACAAGAATCTACCACCCAAATATCAACAGCAATGGCAGCATCTGTCTGGATATTCTAAGGTCTCAGTGGTCACCTGCCCTCACCATCTCCAAAG TACTCTTGTCAATCTGCTCTCTGCTGTGCGACCCCAATCCGGATGACCCCTTAGTACCCGAGATTGCCCGCATCTACAAGACTGACAGGGAAAA GTACAACAGAATAGCTCGGGAATGGACACAAAAGTATGCAATGTAG